One region of Pogona vitticeps strain Pit_001003342236 chromosome 1, PviZW2.1, whole genome shotgun sequence genomic DNA includes:
- the GPBAR1 gene encoding G-protein coupled bile acid receptor 1, whose amino-acid sequence MEQSDGQAKNKTQELLIAWLSQPLSVIIILANIFLILGILFNRKLHGTTNWCFLSLLFADLLAGSALPCIPKLATEMNLKYYPCFFTYLTPNFLFLCLLANLLVVHYAKYVCIIHPLHYQASWVYRWAFLYILLAWTAPLIFACLPLVWNQWGTNKNCSFKSVFPKPYLYLETYGLLIPSILAMSFMCIQILWIARKHLKDIKNLLHSVAQSQAPSELEQQLELRNVKSIASASIIFLVCWVPYIVCLNISLLATTPSVSQTIRTIVTCIGTGSAAAVPIILSFGNHQYTQFWRDLATKVCQGWKCKQKQAQLNASMPRENICMREAHLREAPG is encoded by the coding sequence ATGGAGCAATCCGATGGCCAAGCAAAGAACAAGACACAAGAGCTCCTTATAGCCTGGCTCTCCCAGCCCCTATCTGTCATCATTATTCTGGCCAACATCTTCCTCATCCTTGGCATCCTCTTCAACCGCAAGCTCCATGGCACCACCAACTGGTGCTTCCTCAGCCTACTCTTTGCTGATCTTCTGGCTGGGTCTGCCCTTCCATGTATTCCTAAACTTGCAACTGAGATGAATCTGAAATATTATCCTTGCTTCTTCACCTACCTGACACCTAACTTCCTTTTCCTCTGTTTATTAGCCAACTTGCTGGTAGTGCACTATGCCAAGTATGTGTGTATCATCCACCCGTTGCACTACCAAGCTTCCTGGGTGTATCGGTGGGCTTTTCTCTATATACTCCTGGCCTGGACTGCCCCTTTGATCTTTGCATGTCTACCACTGGTTTGGAACCAATGGGGAACAAATAAAAACTGTTCCTTTAAATCTGTCTTTCCCAAGCCATACCTCTACCTAGAGACGTATGGGTTACTCATTCCCTCCATTCTTGCCATGTCCTTTATGTGTATCCAGATCCTGTGGATTGCCCGAAAACATTTGAAGGACATTAAGAACCTTCTCCATTCAGTAGCTCAAAGCCAGGCCCCTTCGGAGCTGGAACAGCAGCTGGAACTGAGGAATGTTAAGAGTATTGCCAGTGCATCCATCATCTTCTTGGTCTGCTGGGTGCCCTACATTGTTTGCTTGAATATCTCTCTGCTAGCTACCACGCCGAGTGTCAGCCAAACCATTCGCACTATTGTCACCTGCATAGGCACTGGCAGTGCAGCTGCAGTACCCATCATCCTCAGTTTTGGCAACCACCAGTACACACAGTTTTGGAGGGACTTGGCCACCAAAGTCTGTCAGGGCTGGAAGTGCAAGCAAAAGCAGGCCCAGCTAAATGCCAGCATGCCACGTGAGAATATTTGCATGAGAGAAGCACACCTAAGAGAGGCACCAGGATGA